The proteins below are encoded in one region of Syngnathus acus chromosome 2, fSynAcu1.2, whole genome shotgun sequence:
- the LOC119119704 gene encoding protein downstream neighbor of son homolog isoform X1, which produces MSEEMGYSPSFKRPSEILRMRRKRARSEAFSSSPSSDTSGTEQSVSSPSSSSSCVRPFSPGPLYFHSHTSSGAGVKRRNPFANIENRRSPKKKCLHLNDDEAGEQTTERPPTREEGLLRKSDDLAFSELMSKVEAMGRQENDKQKGLSLSEDSSLFEESEDDVKTPLLKSPRAISPLSIAAPLCTEYPADWSLKTRLLFTSSLSLSWSEQPKAQEEASGLSQHCRAHFSTWPPNLQDPKSCTELRCAFQQSLIYWQHPSLSWVPLFPRINAERRFTGKSAPWAHDAELQRGLMSDWSASLSSLYSLLKAKLCPYFYVCSYQFTVLFRAAGLGGSVSINALVSPTTRGLREAMKAEGIEFTLPLVEERTTSREQQNVCNEERQQKDSCEHKEDTCSSDGPDDDDDDDDDDDDDEDGGGSLSWLKEMGVQDKIKKPDSIGIQLRKEDRALRVDHKPESVVCVEGAHAFTLVNFLINCKSVVAAAGSQAGLPPTLLAPVAFRGAAMHSLKARCVNVKSQVGTAYQNISSMEITGPILPSSLHAITTLLRPAQKGNFSATLYTHAPTAILNIHGTKQQCTSGSEDHSAFGLHPASVKQLQQPSSLGKTALTQISMNNYSYTWKK; this is translated from the exons ATGTCCGAGGAGATGGGCTATTCTCCCAGCTTCAAACGACCTTCGGAAATTTTGCGAATGCGGAGGAAAAGAGCCCGCAGCGAAGCTTTCTCTTCTAGCCCGAGTAGTGACACTAGCGGCACCGAGCAAAGTGTCTCTTCCccgtcgtcgtcatcgtcgtgtGTCCGTCCCTTCTCGCCAGGGCCACTTTACTTCCACAGCCACACAAGCTCCGGCGCTGGGGTGAAGCGCAGAAACCCGTTCGCAAACATTGAGAACAGACGCAGTCCGAAGAAGAAATGTCTCCATTTGAACGACGACGAAGCGGGCGAGCAAACGACAGAAAGGCCGCCAACAAGGGAAGAAGGTCTCTTAAGAAAAAGCGATGACTTGGCTTTCTCAGAATTGATGAGCAAAGTCGAAGCTATGGGACGACAAGAAAACGACAAACAG AAGGGTTTGTCTCTCTCTGAAGATAGCTCTCTTTTTGAGGAAAGTGAGGATGACGTTAAAACACCACTACTGAAG AGCCCACGGGCCATTTCCCCTCTTTCCATAGCGGCCCCTCTGTGCACGGAGTATCCAGCCGACTGGAGCTTGAAGACCCGTCTACTTTTTACGTCCTCGCTGTCGCTGTCTTGGTCTGAGCAGCCCAAAGCTCAGGAGGAAGCCTCTGGGCTCAGCCAGCACTGCCGAGCACACTTTAGCACATGGCCACCTAATCTACAG GATCCAAAGTCATGCACGGAGCTTCGCTGTGCCTTCCAGCAGAGTCTGATCTATTGGCAACATCCCAGCCTGTCTTGGGTGCCACTGTTCCCCAGGATCAATGCTGAGCGCAGGTTTACTGGGAAGAGCGCCCCCTGGGCACATGATGCAGAGCTGCAGCGAGGTCTCATGAGTGACTG GTCAGCCAGTCTGTCATCACTCTACAgtctactaaaggccaaactGTGTCCTTACTTCTATGTCTGCTCCTATCAG TTCACAGTATTGTTCCGTGCCGCTGGACTCGGAGGCTCCGTCAGCATTAATGCCCTGGTTTCTCCCACGACCAGAGGGCTCCGTGAGGCCATGAAAGCTGAAG GTATCGAGTTCACTCTGCCTCTAGTGGAGGAAAGGACGACGAGCAGAGAGCAACAGAATGTTTGCAATGAAGAACGGCAACAGAAAGA TAGTTGTGAGCACAAAGAGGACACGTGCTCCTCGGATGGCccggatgatgatgatgatgatgatgatgacgacgatgacgacgaggaTGGAGGTGGCAGCCTCTCGTGGCTGAAGGAGATGGGAGTCCAGGACAAGATCAAGAAGCCAGACAGCATCGGCATTCAACT TCGCAAGGAAGACCGAGCGCTCAGGGTGGACCACAAGCCCGAGTCGGTGGTGTGCGTGGAGGGGGCGCACGCGTTCACGCTCGTCAACTTCCTCATCAACTGCAAGAGcgtggtggcggcggccggGTCTCAGGCGGGCCTTCCACCGACGTTACTGGCCCCGGTTGCTTTTCGAGGCGCTGCCATGCATTCGCTTAAG GCTCGCTGTGTGAACGTGAAGAGCCAAGTTGGGACTGCCTACCAGAACATTAGCAGTATGGAGATTACAG GGCCCATCCTGCCATCGTCTTTGCACGCCATCACAACCCTGCTCCGCCCCGCACAGAAAGGAAACTTCTCAGCGACTCTTTACACACATGCGCCCACAGCCATCCTGAACATTCATGGAACCAAGCAACAG TGCACGAGTGGGTCAGAGGACCACTCTGCGTTTGGCCTCCATCCGGCCTCCGTCAAGCAGCTGCAGCAACCATCCAGCCTGGGAAAGACGGCGCTCACACAGATCTCCATGAACAACTACAGCTACACCTGGAAGAAGTGA
- the LOC119119704 gene encoding protein downstream neighbor of son homolog isoform X2, with amino-acid sequence MSEEMGYSPSFKRPSEILRMRRKRARSEAFSSSPSSDTSGTEQSVSSPSSSSSCVRPFSPGPLYFHSHTSSGAGVKRRNPFANIENRRSPKKKCLHLNDDEAGEQTTERPPTREEGLLRKSDDLAFSELMSKVEAMGRQENDKQKGLSLSEDSSLFEESEDDVKTPLLKSPRAISPLSIAAPLCTEYPADWSLKTRLLFTSSLSLSWSEQPKAQEEASGLSQHCRAHFSTWPPNLQDPKSCTELRCAFQQSLIYWQHPSLSWVPLFPRINAERRFTGKSAPWAHDAELQRGLMSDWSASLSSLYSLLKAKLCPYFYVCSYQFTVLFRAAGLGGSVSINALVSPTTRGLREAMKAEGIEFTLPLVEERTTSREQQNVCNEERQQKDCEHKEDTCSSDGPDDDDDDDDDDDDDEDGGGSLSWLKEMGVQDKIKKPDSIGIQLRKEDRALRVDHKPESVVCVEGAHAFTLVNFLINCKSVVAAAGSQAGLPPTLLAPVAFRGAAMHSLKARCVNVKSQVGTAYQNISSMEITGPILPSSLHAITTLLRPAQKGNFSATLYTHAPTAILNIHGTKQQCTSGSEDHSAFGLHPASVKQLQQPSSLGKTALTQISMNNYSYTWKK; translated from the exons ATGTCCGAGGAGATGGGCTATTCTCCCAGCTTCAAACGACCTTCGGAAATTTTGCGAATGCGGAGGAAAAGAGCCCGCAGCGAAGCTTTCTCTTCTAGCCCGAGTAGTGACACTAGCGGCACCGAGCAAAGTGTCTCTTCCccgtcgtcgtcatcgtcgtgtGTCCGTCCCTTCTCGCCAGGGCCACTTTACTTCCACAGCCACACAAGCTCCGGCGCTGGGGTGAAGCGCAGAAACCCGTTCGCAAACATTGAGAACAGACGCAGTCCGAAGAAGAAATGTCTCCATTTGAACGACGACGAAGCGGGCGAGCAAACGACAGAAAGGCCGCCAACAAGGGAAGAAGGTCTCTTAAGAAAAAGCGATGACTTGGCTTTCTCAGAATTGATGAGCAAAGTCGAAGCTATGGGACGACAAGAAAACGACAAACAG AAGGGTTTGTCTCTCTCTGAAGATAGCTCTCTTTTTGAGGAAAGTGAGGATGACGTTAAAACACCACTACTGAAG AGCCCACGGGCCATTTCCCCTCTTTCCATAGCGGCCCCTCTGTGCACGGAGTATCCAGCCGACTGGAGCTTGAAGACCCGTCTACTTTTTACGTCCTCGCTGTCGCTGTCTTGGTCTGAGCAGCCCAAAGCTCAGGAGGAAGCCTCTGGGCTCAGCCAGCACTGCCGAGCACACTTTAGCACATGGCCACCTAATCTACAG GATCCAAAGTCATGCACGGAGCTTCGCTGTGCCTTCCAGCAGAGTCTGATCTATTGGCAACATCCCAGCCTGTCTTGGGTGCCACTGTTCCCCAGGATCAATGCTGAGCGCAGGTTTACTGGGAAGAGCGCCCCCTGGGCACATGATGCAGAGCTGCAGCGAGGTCTCATGAGTGACTG GTCAGCCAGTCTGTCATCACTCTACAgtctactaaaggccaaactGTGTCCTTACTTCTATGTCTGCTCCTATCAG TTCACAGTATTGTTCCGTGCCGCTGGACTCGGAGGCTCCGTCAGCATTAATGCCCTGGTTTCTCCCACGACCAGAGGGCTCCGTGAGGCCATGAAAGCTGAAG GTATCGAGTTCACTCTGCCTCTAGTGGAGGAAAGGACGACGAGCAGAGAGCAACAGAATGTTTGCAATGAAGAACGGCAACAGAAAGA TTGTGAGCACAAAGAGGACACGTGCTCCTCGGATGGCccggatgatgatgatgatgatgatgatgacgacgatgacgacgaggaTGGAGGTGGCAGCCTCTCGTGGCTGAAGGAGATGGGAGTCCAGGACAAGATCAAGAAGCCAGACAGCATCGGCATTCAACT TCGCAAGGAAGACCGAGCGCTCAGGGTGGACCACAAGCCCGAGTCGGTGGTGTGCGTGGAGGGGGCGCACGCGTTCACGCTCGTCAACTTCCTCATCAACTGCAAGAGcgtggtggcggcggccggGTCTCAGGCGGGCCTTCCACCGACGTTACTGGCCCCGGTTGCTTTTCGAGGCGCTGCCATGCATTCGCTTAAG GCTCGCTGTGTGAACGTGAAGAGCCAAGTTGGGACTGCCTACCAGAACATTAGCAGTATGGAGATTACAG GGCCCATCCTGCCATCGTCTTTGCACGCCATCACAACCCTGCTCCGCCCCGCACAGAAAGGAAACTTCTCAGCGACTCTTTACACACATGCGCCCACAGCCATCCTGAACATTCATGGAACCAAGCAACAG TGCACGAGTGGGTCAGAGGACCACTCTGCGTTTGGCCTCCATCCGGCCTCCGTCAAGCAGCTGCAGCAACCATCCAGCCTGGGAAAGACGGCGCTCACACAGATCTCCATGAACAACTACAGCTACACCTGGAAGAAGTGA
- the runx1 gene encoding runt-related transcription factor 1 isoform X1 has product MNPGTFSGSGPLSLAMFLMRKGRSGSELFDPCPGRRYTPPSTTLASGGKMAEALGAQEAGGGASLVGKLRMADRDMLLSDHPGELVKTDSPNFLCSVLPTHWRCNKTLPIAFKVVALGEVPDGTMVTVMAGNDENYSAELRNATAAIKNQVARFNDLRFVGRSGRGKSFTLTITVFTNPSQVATYQRAIKITVDGPREPRRHRQKMDDIKPGSLAFSERLTELEQLRRSSMRVTPPHHHHHPHHHQPSGCNTRQSTAAAALHSATFSSPTHTQMATEGRQMQSSPSWSYDQSYPYLGQITTPSIHSTNPLSPSRSSLGELSSRLTGPDLAAFSDPRMTLERSFTSVPSLPDSRFSDPRVHYPPTAAFTYTPPHNPVSNGAIGITMATAMATTPGGRYHTYLPPPYPTNTPHQGQNRPFQSTSSPYHVYYSTAAGSYQFSMMAGGGGGGEARSPPRILPPCTNASTGSPLLHPSLPNQNEGVAVEVESSHSSSPANAEAVWRPY; this is encoded by the exons ACCCCTGCCCCGGCCGGCGCTACACTCCCCCGTCCACCACGCTCGCCTCGGGGGGAAAGATGGCCGAGGCTCTGGGTGCCCAGGAGGCCGGGGGCGGAGCATCCCTGGTGGGCAAGCTGCGCATGGCCGACCGTGACATG CTGCTTTCAGATCATCCGGGCGAGCTTGTGAAGACGGACAGTCCCAACTTCCTGTGTTCAGTGCTGCCCACACACTGGAGGTGCAACAAAACCCTGCCTATTGCTTTTAAG GTGGTTGCCCTCGGCGAGGTCCCTGACGGAACCATGGTGACGGTGATGGCAGGCAACGACGAGAACTACTCGGCAGAGCTCCGTAACGCCACGGCCGCCATTAAGAACCAAGTGGCTCGATTCAATGACCTGCGCTTCGTCGGTCGCAGCGGGAGGG GCAAAAGTTTCACCCTGACCATCACAGTGTTCACCAATCCCTCCCAGGTGGCGACATACCAGAGAGCCATCAAAATCACAGTGGATGGGCCCAGAGAGCCGCGAC GTCATCGCCAGAAGATGGATGACATCAAGCCCGGGTCGTTGGCCTTTTCCGAGAGACTGACAGAGCTGGAGCAACTGAGGCGGAGCTCCATGAGAGTGACTCCcccacaccaccaccatcatcctcatcatcatcagcccTCCGGTTGTAACACGCGTCAGTCCACGGCAGCGGCCGCATTGCACTCGGCCACGTTCTCCAGCCCCACCCACACCCAGATGGCAACTG AAGGGCGACAGATGCAGTCATCTCCATCATGGTCCTACGACCAATCCTATCCCTATCTTGGACAGATAACCACACCTAGCATCCACTCGACCAATCCCCTTTCACCAAGTCGCTCATCGCTAGGCGAGCTGTCCTCACGTCTTACAG GTCCCGACCTGGCCGCATTTAGTGACCCGAGGATGACCTTGGAACGATCGTTCACCTCTGTCCCCTCCTTGCCAGACAGCCGCTTCTCCGACCCGCGGGTCCATTACCCCCCCACGGCTGCCTTCACTTACACCCCTCCGCACAATCCCGTCTCCAACGGCGCCATCGGCATCACCATGGCGACAGCGATGGCCACCACACCTGGCGGTCGGTATCACACTTACCTGCCGCCTCCGTACCCGACCAATACGCCGCACCAGGGCCAGAACAGGCCCTTCCAGTCCACCTCTTCGCCGTATCACGTGTACTACTCCACGGCGGCGGGCTCGTACCAGTTCTCCATGATGGCCGGgggaggtggcggcggcgaAGCTCGTTCCCCGCCCAGAATCTTACCGCCTTGCACGAACGCTTCGACAGGCTCCCCGCTCCTGCACCCGTCTTTGCCGAATCAGAATGAGGGCGTGGCTGTGGAGGTGGAGTCCAGTCATAGTAGTTCCCCGGCAAACGCCGAGGCTGTCTGGAGACCTTATTGA
- the runx1 gene encoding runt-related transcription factor 1 isoform X2 has translation MVFLWDAKYDPCPGRRYTPPSTTLASGGKMAEALGAQEAGGGASLVGKLRMADRDMLLSDHPGELVKTDSPNFLCSVLPTHWRCNKTLPIAFKVVALGEVPDGTMVTVMAGNDENYSAELRNATAAIKNQVARFNDLRFVGRSGRGKSFTLTITVFTNPSQVATYQRAIKITVDGPREPRRHRQKMDDIKPGSLAFSERLTELEQLRRSSMRVTPPHHHHHPHHHQPSGCNTRQSTAAAALHSATFSSPTHTQMATEGRQMQSSPSWSYDQSYPYLGQITTPSIHSTNPLSPSRSSLGELSSRLTGPDLAAFSDPRMTLERSFTSVPSLPDSRFSDPRVHYPPTAAFTYTPPHNPVSNGAIGITMATAMATTPGGRYHTYLPPPYPTNTPHQGQNRPFQSTSSPYHVYYSTAAGSYQFSMMAGGGGGGEARSPPRILPPCTNASTGSPLLHPSLPNQNEGVAVEVESSHSSSPANAEAVWRPY, from the exons ATGGTCTTCCTTTGGGACGCCAAATACG ACCCCTGCCCCGGCCGGCGCTACACTCCCCCGTCCACCACGCTCGCCTCGGGGGGAAAGATGGCCGAGGCTCTGGGTGCCCAGGAGGCCGGGGGCGGAGCATCCCTGGTGGGCAAGCTGCGCATGGCCGACCGTGACATG CTGCTTTCAGATCATCCGGGCGAGCTTGTGAAGACGGACAGTCCCAACTTCCTGTGTTCAGTGCTGCCCACACACTGGAGGTGCAACAAAACCCTGCCTATTGCTTTTAAG GTGGTTGCCCTCGGCGAGGTCCCTGACGGAACCATGGTGACGGTGATGGCAGGCAACGACGAGAACTACTCGGCAGAGCTCCGTAACGCCACGGCCGCCATTAAGAACCAAGTGGCTCGATTCAATGACCTGCGCTTCGTCGGTCGCAGCGGGAGGG GCAAAAGTTTCACCCTGACCATCACAGTGTTCACCAATCCCTCCCAGGTGGCGACATACCAGAGAGCCATCAAAATCACAGTGGATGGGCCCAGAGAGCCGCGAC GTCATCGCCAGAAGATGGATGACATCAAGCCCGGGTCGTTGGCCTTTTCCGAGAGACTGACAGAGCTGGAGCAACTGAGGCGGAGCTCCATGAGAGTGACTCCcccacaccaccaccatcatcctcatcatcatcagcccTCCGGTTGTAACACGCGTCAGTCCACGGCAGCGGCCGCATTGCACTCGGCCACGTTCTCCAGCCCCACCCACACCCAGATGGCAACTG AAGGGCGACAGATGCAGTCATCTCCATCATGGTCCTACGACCAATCCTATCCCTATCTTGGACAGATAACCACACCTAGCATCCACTCGACCAATCCCCTTTCACCAAGTCGCTCATCGCTAGGCGAGCTGTCCTCACGTCTTACAG GTCCCGACCTGGCCGCATTTAGTGACCCGAGGATGACCTTGGAACGATCGTTCACCTCTGTCCCCTCCTTGCCAGACAGCCGCTTCTCCGACCCGCGGGTCCATTACCCCCCCACGGCTGCCTTCACTTACACCCCTCCGCACAATCCCGTCTCCAACGGCGCCATCGGCATCACCATGGCGACAGCGATGGCCACCACACCTGGCGGTCGGTATCACACTTACCTGCCGCCTCCGTACCCGACCAATACGCCGCACCAGGGCCAGAACAGGCCCTTCCAGTCCACCTCTTCGCCGTATCACGTGTACTACTCCACGGCGGCGGGCTCGTACCAGTTCTCCATGATGGCCGGgggaggtggcggcggcgaAGCTCGTTCCCCGCCCAGAATCTTACCGCCTTGCACGAACGCTTCGACAGGCTCCCCGCTCCTGCACCCGTCTTTGCCGAATCAGAATGAGGGCGTGGCTGTGGAGGTGGAGTCCAGTCATAGTAGTTCCCCGGCAAACGCCGAGGCTGTCTGGAGACCTTATTGA